The following are encoded in a window of Flavobacterium cupriresistens genomic DNA:
- a CDS encoding DUF417 family protein, which produces MNLNQIAYRIGVFGTVIILLWVGLFKFTAVEAGAIKGLVENHFAMGWMYKVMSVQQVSNVIGIFEVVTGIGLALSFFNKKIAMYSGLASAVIFVTTLSFLFTTPGVFKMVENFPVTDFFILKDIPYLAISLMVYAKSKE; this is translated from the coding sequence ATGAATTTAAATCAGATTGCTTACAGAATTGGTGTTTTCGGAACTGTTATTATTTTGCTTTGGGTTGGGCTTTTTAAGTTTACTGCTGTAGAGGCAGGAGCTATAAAAGGTTTAGTCGAAAATCATTTTGCAATGGGCTGGATGTACAAAGTAATGTCAGTGCAACAAGTTTCGAACGTAATAGGAATATTTGAAGTAGTTACAGGAATAGGGTTGGCATTGTCTTTTTTTAATAAAAAAATAGCGATGTACTCGGGTTTGGCATCGGCGGTTATTTTTGTAACTACATTGAGTTTTCTTTTTACAACGCCGGGTGTTTTTAAAATGGTTGAGAATTTTCCTGTTACGGACTTTTTTATTCTTAAAGATATTCCTTATTTGGCTATTTCGCTGATGGTTTATGCGAAAAGCAAAGAATAA
- a CDS encoding carboxypeptidase-like regulatory domain-containing protein: protein MLKLFSFIFFIPFIAFSQNIKISGTIKDKQNRSVERASVVILDNSGNILFYTFANEDGNYTLQLKKPASGIVSIEISCLGFAKNTNVIDLSTKTEINHSVSLESQQESLKEVVIESHKKVRINQDTTTIKASAFSNQTEQTIEDILKKLPGIEVQKDGSIKAHGKPIDKLLVEGEDLFDKNYTLLSKNLDAKTLDEVQIIEAFEDNPIFKKMNNSDKVALNLKLKKDKQNIWFGNITAGAGIISENRWKEGINLGLLKKKIKIFYLADYNNSGEKATSLIKESSINLDFFGADRIEKKARKQYVINSNENSSFSKSQSVFNKALFNSLSFTTKLKPSLTLRGVGYFTNDHQIQHSFSETIYNIDPQPIINSEANHYSGKKTLSSGEIELKYSGNEDNYLTNLFIYKNNPDVINSNLLFNSEQINQNSKNSNYTFYNHLNHSYSLSNQTILNNYIYLGSDYLNEKNRLKSPFLNEFFKIDPEAQIDQKGDTKNQYFGIKSKLISKYKKLESVLAFQYEKSKESIVSDFLIDQKQKTDYQVDTNTNQTIFSFDAGIRYNFTSETDFTANLKYVQNNFARNISQQHFHFFNPVFSFNLKKTRLGTFRLNYSENSSLPEINYLKTNYLLADYRTFEKGVSDVALLKNKTISFLHTLYKDEKGFSVKTNLVYTKLKKTLNIDNLITQNFNFKNYIVTNGGENYNASFSFINYLKKLKWATKIATQQTWSNTPTKVNNQDFTNLKSYNSQYSFSATSYYSLVVNFDFGFNYNYYQTNFNNTLTTNTTKDAFINCNYKISKVWLAEVNTTYYKINTQNYSFVNIIANYTPENSRFSYRLLFNNVTNENEFTLVTLDSYTSYKATIDLVPRYLLATVKYRF from the coding sequence ATGCTAAAACTATTCTCTTTTATTTTTTTCATCCCTTTTATTGCATTTTCCCAAAATATTAAAATATCGGGAACTATAAAAGACAAACAGAACAGAAGCGTCGAAAGGGCTTCTGTTGTTATTTTAGACAACTCTGGAAATATTCTATTCTATACTTTTGCTAATGAAGATGGAAACTATACTCTTCAATTAAAAAAACCAGCCAGCGGAATTGTAAGTATAGAAATTTCTTGCTTAGGCTTTGCTAAAAACACAAACGTAATTGATCTCAGCACAAAGACCGAAATAAATCACTCTGTTTCTCTGGAATCCCAACAAGAAAGTTTGAAGGAAGTCGTAATAGAATCGCACAAAAAAGTAAGAATCAATCAGGATACGACCACTATAAAGGCGAGCGCTTTTTCTAACCAAACAGAGCAAACAATAGAAGACATTTTAAAAAAATTACCCGGTATCGAAGTCCAAAAAGACGGCTCTATAAAAGCCCATGGAAAACCTATTGATAAATTACTTGTTGAAGGAGAAGATTTGTTTGATAAGAACTACACCTTACTGTCCAAAAATCTGGATGCAAAAACACTTGATGAAGTTCAAATAATAGAAGCATTTGAAGATAATCCCATTTTCAAAAAAATGAATAATTCGGATAAAGTTGCGTTGAATCTGAAGTTAAAAAAAGACAAGCAAAATATCTGGTTCGGCAACATAACGGCCGGAGCAGGCATAATTTCTGAAAACCGATGGAAAGAAGGTATTAATCTCGGACTATTAAAAAAGAAGATCAAAATCTTTTACTTGGCGGACTACAACAATTCAGGCGAAAAAGCAACTTCACTTATAAAAGAATCCAGTATAAATCTTGATTTTTTTGGAGCAGACCGAATCGAAAAAAAGGCAAGAAAACAATACGTTATCAACAGTAATGAAAACAGTTCTTTCAGTAAATCTCAAAGCGTCTTTAACAAAGCACTATTTAATTCTTTAAGTTTTACCACAAAACTTAAACCTTCCTTAACCCTTCGTGGGGTTGGCTATTTTACTAATGACCATCAAATTCAGCATTCTTTTTCAGAAACAATTTACAACATAGACCCACAACCTATAATCAACTCCGAAGCCAATCACTATTCCGGCAAAAAAACACTTTCATCAGGAGAAATTGAACTTAAATATTCAGGGAATGAAGACAATTATCTCACCAACTTATTTATTTACAAGAACAATCCTGATGTTATAAATTCAAATCTCTTATTTAATAGTGAGCAAATCAATCAGAATTCTAAAAACAGCAATTATACTTTTTACAATCATCTTAACCACAGTTACAGCTTATCGAATCAAACAATATTAAACAATTATATTTATTTGGGAAGCGATTATTTGAATGAGAAAAACAGATTAAAATCTCCCTTTTTAAATGAATTCTTCAAAATAGATCCGGAAGCTCAGATTGACCAAAAGGGGGATACTAAAAACCAGTATTTTGGAATCAAAAGTAAACTGATTTCGAAGTACAAAAAACTAGAATCTGTTCTTGCTTTTCAATACGAAAAAAGCAAAGAATCAATCGTTTCAGATTTTCTTATCGACCAAAAACAAAAGACAGACTACCAGGTAGACACAAACACAAATCAAACCATATTTTCTTTCGATGCGGGAATCCGGTACAATTTTACTTCTGAAACAGATTTTACAGCTAATCTGAAATATGTTCAAAATAATTTTGCACGCAATATTTCTCAGCAACATTTTCATTTTTTTAATCCTGTATTTTCATTTAATCTAAAAAAAACACGCTTAGGGACATTCCGGTTAAACTATTCCGAAAACAGTTCTCTGCCTGAAATCAATTATCTAAAAACAAACTATTTACTGGCAGACTACCGAACTTTCGAAAAGGGAGTTTCTGATGTTGCACTTTTAAAAAACAAAACCATTTCTTTTTTACACACCTTGTACAAAGATGAAAAGGGATTTTCTGTTAAGACCAATTTAGTCTATACAAAATTGAAGAAAACGCTTAATATCGATAACCTGATTACTCAGAATTTCAACTTCAAAAACTATATCGTTACAAACGGAGGAGAAAATTATAACGCCTCTTTTAGCTTCATTAATTACCTGAAAAAACTAAAATGGGCCACCAAGATAGCCACACAACAAACCTGGAGTAATACTCCGACAAAAGTAAACAACCAAGACTTTACAAACCTAAAAAGTTACAATAGTCAGTATTCCTTTTCAGCAACAAGTTATTATAGCTTAGTCGTAAACTTTGATTTTGGTTTCAATTACAACTACTATCAGACAAATTTCAATAATACACTTACTACCAATACAACCAAAGATGCTTTCATTAACTGTAACTATAAAATTTCAAAAGTATGGTTAGCCGAAGTCAATACGACCTATTATAAAATTAATACTCAAAATTACAGTTTTGTAAACATTATTGCCAACTACACTCCTGAAAACAGCCGCTTTTCTTATCGCCTCCTGTTCAATAATGTAACCAACGAGAACGAATTTACATTGGTTACATTAGATAGTTACACCTCTTATAAAGCTACTATAGATTTAGTTCCCCGGTATTTACTTGCAACAGTAAAATACCGCTTTTAA
- a CDS encoding GLPGLI family protein: MKKLLLLTVFTIYTYSYAQNKGIVYYGHIESPGKGGPNGLDFNSYLIFDQNQSYYVSAKDSLENESNIENQKKKKAEGEIKQIYLGKHTLEQGKQVYYDRAKDSLWWNKKYSNEIYGKEKRVAIEWKIDPETKKIGNLLCNKATGHFRGRDYTVWFTKEIPVPFGPWKLQGLPGLILEAYDTKKELYIYFKSLEYPSKNVSVPKIKPINQGTPTNWVSIDEYKMILEKLIEKNKNKAILLGKEHGVTIKAAGMNDISTEIF; encoded by the coding sequence ATGAAAAAACTACTACTCCTCACAGTATTTACAATTTACACCTACTCTTATGCTCAAAACAAAGGAATTGTGTATTATGGGCACATCGAAAGTCCGGGCAAGGGAGGTCCTAATGGCTTAGATTTTAACTCTTACCTTATTTTTGACCAAAACCAGTCCTATTATGTTAGCGCCAAAGATTCTCTGGAAAATGAATCTAATATTGAAAATCAAAAGAAAAAAAAGGCAGAAGGGGAAATCAAACAGATTTACCTCGGGAAACATACCTTAGAACAAGGGAAACAGGTATATTACGACAGAGCCAAAGATAGTTTGTGGTGGAATAAAAAATATTCTAATGAGATTTACGGAAAAGAAAAGCGTGTAGCAATAGAATGGAAAATTGACCCTGAAACGAAAAAAATTGGAAATCTTCTTTGCAATAAAGCAACCGGGCATTTTAGAGGACGGGATTACACCGTCTGGTTTACCAAAGAGATTCCTGTTCCGTTTGGGCCTTGGAAACTGCAGGGATTACCCGGATTAATACTCGAAGCTTATGACACCAAGAAGGAATTATACATCTATTTCAAATCACTAGAATACCCGTCGAAAAATGTATCTGTTCCGAAAATTAAGCCCATCAATCAAGGCACTCCTACCAATTGGGTCTCAATTGACGAGTATAAAATGATTTTAGAAAAATTGATAGAAAAAAACAAAAACAAGGCTATTTTATTAGGGAAAGAACATGGTGTTACGATAAAAGCAGCTGGAATGAATGATATTAGCACCGAAATATTCTGA